A window from Hemicordylus capensis ecotype Gifberg chromosome 2, rHemCap1.1.pri, whole genome shotgun sequence encodes these proteins:
- the AMT gene encoding aminomethyltransferase, mitochondrial isoform X1, which produces MSWGQPPLAGKMLRAGPGAAVRLVAEGLGSSSGCTALGKRGYASGQENLKQTPLYDFHRHHGGKMVAFAGWSLPVQYTHSHLESHLHTRQHCSLFDVSHMLQTKIFGRDRVKVLESLVVGDIAELKPNQGTLSLFTNEKGGIIDDLIVTSTEEEHLNVVSNAGCVDKDLALMQNKVKEMKAAGCDVDLEVSDNALLALQGPAMARVLQPGVSDNLAKLPFMSSAVMGVFGVQGCRVTRCGYTGEDGVEISVPASRAVELAELLLRDPSVWLAGLAARDSLRLEAGLCLYGNDIDENTTPVEASLIWTLGKRRRAAKDFPGAPVILAQIREKPKRKRVGLTSTGPPVRQHVPILSPEGKVIGEVTSGCPSPCLQKNIAMGYVESEHSKLSTALTVEVRKKNCPALVTKMPFVSTHYYTVK; this is translated from the exons ATGTCTTGGGGGCAGCCGCCGCTGGCTGGGAAAATGCTGCGGGCTGGACCTGGCGCTGCTGTTCGGCTTGTGGCTGAGGGCTTGGGGTCTTCCTCTGGCTGTACTGCACTCGGGAAGAGGGGCTACGCTTCTGGGCAG GAGAACCTGAAACAGACGCCACTCTATGATTTTCACCGGCACCATGGAGGGAAGATGGTGGCCTTTGCAGGCTGGAGCCTTCCTGTGCAATATACACACAGCCACTTGGAATCCCACCTGCACACACGCCAACACTGCTCCCTCTTTGATGTGTCTCACATGCTGCAG ACTAAAATATTTGGCAGAGACCGTGTGAAAGTCCTAGAGAGCCTAGTGGTTGGGGACATTGCAGAGCTGAAGCCTAATCAG GGCACTCTGTCTCTCTTCACAAATGAAAAAGGAGGCATCATAGATGACTTGATTGTGACCAGCACCGAAGAGGAGCACTTGAACGTGGTATCCAATGCAGGCTGCGTGGACAAGGATTTAGCTCTCATGCAG AACAAGGTGAAGGAAATGAAAGCAGCCGGCTGTGATGTGGACTTGGAGGTTTCAGACAATGCTTTGCTGGCTCTGCAAG GTCCTGCCATGGCCCGAGTGCTGCAGCCTGGCGTGTCAGACAATCTGGCTAAGCTACCCTTCATGAGCAGTGCAGTGATGGGTGTGTTTGGAGTGCAAGGCTGCAGGGTGACACGCTGTGGCTACACAGGCGAGGATGGTGTGGAG ATCTCTGTCCCTGCAAGCCGAGCTGTGGAGCTAGCTGAGCTGCTGCTTAGGGACCCTTCTGTGTGGCTGGCTGGACTTGCTGCCCGGGATAGTTTGCGCTTGGAGGCAGGGCTCTGTCTCTATGGCAACGACATTGATGAAAACACAACCCCCGTGGAGGCTAGTCTGATTTGGACCCTCG GGAAACGCCGCCGTGCTGCTAAGGATTTCCCAGGTGCACCTGTCATTCTGGCCCAAATCAGAGAGAAGCCCAAGAGGAAACGTGTGGGGCTGACCTCTACAGGGCCTCCCGTCCGGCAGCATGTGCCCATCCTCAGCCCCGAGGGCAAGGTTATCG GCGAGGTTACCAGTGGCTGCCCCTCACCCTGCCTACAGAAGAACATTGCCATGGGCTATGTGGAGAGTGAACACAGCAAACTGAGTACAGCCCTCACAGTAGAGGTGAGGAAGAAGAACTGCCCAGCTCTAGTGACCAAGATGCCCTTTGTGTCCACCCATTACTACACAGTGAAAtga
- the AMT gene encoding aminomethyltransferase, mitochondrial isoform X2, whose amino-acid sequence MSWGQPPLAGKMLRAGPGAAVRLVAEGLGSSSGCTALGKRGYASGQENLKQTPLYDFHRHHGGKMVAFAGWSLPVQYTHSHLESHLHTRQHCSLFDVSHMLQTKIFGRDRVKVLESLVVGDIAELKPNQGTLSLFTNEKGGIIDDLIVTSTEEEHLNVVSNAGCVDKDLALMQNKVKEMKAAGCDVDLEVSDNALLALQGPAMARVLQPGVSDNLAKLPFMSSAVMGVFGVQGCRVTRCGYTGEDGVEISVPASRAVELAELLLRDPSVWLAGLAARDSLRLEAGLCLYGNDIDENTTPVEASLIWTLGEVTSGCPSPCLQKNIAMGYVESEHSKLSTALTVEVRKKNCPALVTKMPFVSTHYYTVK is encoded by the exons ATGTCTTGGGGGCAGCCGCCGCTGGCTGGGAAAATGCTGCGGGCTGGACCTGGCGCTGCTGTTCGGCTTGTGGCTGAGGGCTTGGGGTCTTCCTCTGGCTGTACTGCACTCGGGAAGAGGGGCTACGCTTCTGGGCAG GAGAACCTGAAACAGACGCCACTCTATGATTTTCACCGGCACCATGGAGGGAAGATGGTGGCCTTTGCAGGCTGGAGCCTTCCTGTGCAATATACACACAGCCACTTGGAATCCCACCTGCACACACGCCAACACTGCTCCCTCTTTGATGTGTCTCACATGCTGCAG ACTAAAATATTTGGCAGAGACCGTGTGAAAGTCCTAGAGAGCCTAGTGGTTGGGGACATTGCAGAGCTGAAGCCTAATCAG GGCACTCTGTCTCTCTTCACAAATGAAAAAGGAGGCATCATAGATGACTTGATTGTGACCAGCACCGAAGAGGAGCACTTGAACGTGGTATCCAATGCAGGCTGCGTGGACAAGGATTTAGCTCTCATGCAG AACAAGGTGAAGGAAATGAAAGCAGCCGGCTGTGATGTGGACTTGGAGGTTTCAGACAATGCTTTGCTGGCTCTGCAAG GTCCTGCCATGGCCCGAGTGCTGCAGCCTGGCGTGTCAGACAATCTGGCTAAGCTACCCTTCATGAGCAGTGCAGTGATGGGTGTGTTTGGAGTGCAAGGCTGCAGGGTGACACGCTGTGGCTACACAGGCGAGGATGGTGTGGAG ATCTCTGTCCCTGCAAGCCGAGCTGTGGAGCTAGCTGAGCTGCTGCTTAGGGACCCTTCTGTGTGGCTGGCTGGACTTGCTGCCCGGGATAGTTTGCGCTTGGAGGCAGGGCTCTGTCTCTATGGCAACGACATTGATGAAAACACAACCCCCGTGGAGGCTAGTCTGATTTGGACCCTCG GCGAGGTTACCAGTGGCTGCCCCTCACCCTGCCTACAGAAGAACATTGCCATGGGCTATGTGGAGAGTGAACACAGCAAACTGAGTACAGCCCTCACAGTAGAGGTGAGGAAGAAGAACTGCCCAGCTCTAGTGACCAAGATGCCCTTTGTGTCCACCCATTACTACACAGTGAAAtga